From Primulina huaijiensis isolate GDHJ02 chromosome 15, ASM1229523v2, whole genome shotgun sequence, one genomic window encodes:
- the LOC140960051 gene encoding uncharacterized protein isoform X1 has protein sequence MADPELEAIRQRRMQELMAQRGGGAGNHQNPEQQKAQEDAKRDAEEQRQMMLTQLLTSEARGRLARIALVKPEKARGVEDVIIRAAQMGQITEKVSEEKLISLLEQINTQTAKETKVTIKRRQSILDDD, from the exons ATG gcTGACCCAGAATTAGAGGCCATcagacaaagaagaatgcaggAGCTAATGGCTCAGCGTGGTGGTGGCGCA GGTAATCATCAAAACCCTGAACAGCAGAAAGCCCAGGAAGATGCTAAAAG GGACGCAGAGGAACAAAGGCAAATGATGCTTACTCAGCTGTTGACATCAGAAGCACGAGGGAGAC TTGCTCGGATTGCTCTAGTaaaacctgagaaggccagagGAGTTGAGGATGTTATCATAAGAGCTGCTCAAATGGGTCAGATTACTGAGAAG GTATCGGAGGAGAAACTGATATCATTGCTTGAACAAATCAACACCCAAACTGCTAAGGAAACCAAAGTAACA ATTAAGAGGCGCCAAAGTATTCTTGACGACGATTAG
- the LOC140960051 gene encoding uncharacterized protein isoform X2 has product MQELMAQRGGGAGNHQNPEQQKAQEDAKRDAEEQRQMMLTQLLTSEARGRLARIALVKPEKARGVEDVIIRAAQMGQITEKVSEEKLISLLEQINTQTAKETKVTIKRRQSILDDD; this is encoded by the exons atgcaggAGCTAATGGCTCAGCGTGGTGGTGGCGCA GGTAATCATCAAAACCCTGAACAGCAGAAAGCCCAGGAAGATGCTAAAAG GGACGCAGAGGAACAAAGGCAAATGATGCTTACTCAGCTGTTGACATCAGAAGCACGAGGGAGAC TTGCTCGGATTGCTCTAGTaaaacctgagaaggccagagGAGTTGAGGATGTTATCATAAGAGCTGCTCAAATGGGTCAGATTACTGAGAAG GTATCGGAGGAGAAACTGATATCATTGCTTGAACAAATCAACACCCAAACTGCTAAGGAAACCAAAGTAACA ATTAAGAGGCGCCAAAGTATTCTTGACGACGATTAG